The following coding sequences lie in one Miscanthus floridulus cultivar M001 chromosome 9, ASM1932011v1, whole genome shotgun sequence genomic window:
- the LOC136481403 gene encoding calmodulin-binding protein 25-like, with amino-acid sequence MLMAAAAADVHTDSTHSAGSTISPPPWHPAVPVPVPIHHQHQAVVLYDPDLTTPSPSPSPPPRNQHQKQLRPAAARRASSRRRPRPSRKVPTTYITADPTSFRRMVHQVTGADDLLPPLAPPPPPHEASSLCRPAPYRAAARGALPTLDTSALLLGIGGSGSARRTTGPAASVRPAAAEAGGGGVSVGLGGAGYSSSDCGGAGFPTLESWDALLY; translated from the coding sequence ATgctcatggccgccgccgccgccgacgtgcACACGGACTCTACCCACTCCGCCGGTTCCACCAtctcgccgccgccatggcacCCTGCCGTACCCGTACCCGTGCCCATCCATCACCAGCACCAGGCGGTGGTCCTCTACGACCCGGACCTCACCAcgccatccccgtccccgtccccgccgcCGCGCAACCAACACCAGAAGCAACTCCGCCCCGCGGCGGCCCGCCGAGCGTCCAGCAGGCGCCGGCCGCGGCCGTCGCGGAAGGTGCCCACCACGTACATCACCGCGGACCCCACCAGCTTCCGGCGCATGGTGCATCAGGTGACGGGCGCCGACGACCTGCTGCCGCCTCTGgcacccccgccgccgccgcacgaggCGAGCAGCCTCTGCCGCCCGGCGCCCTACCGCGCCGCAGCACGAGGCGCGCTGCCGACGCTGGACACGTCGGCGCTCCTGCTTGGCATCGGCGGGTCCGGGTCCGCCCGGAGGACGACCGGGCCGGCCGCGTCCGTGcgtccggcggcggcggaggccggtGGTGGCGGTGTTAGTGTCGGACTCGGAGGAGCGGGCTACAGCAGCAGCGATTGCGGCGGCGCTGGCTTCCCTACCTTGGAGTCGTGGGACGCACTCTTGTACTAG